From a single Paenibacillus sp. FSL R5-0345 genomic region:
- a CDS encoding ABC transporter substrate-binding protein, whose product MKKTSGRKKSLALVLCLSFTMMLSACGGGNNNNAAPTDPPAATTSPTADNTEKATAAPSTEPTGSPLELAMKGDYKGTKVTMFGPFVDADQVKFENSIKEFEEKTGIDIQYEGSKEFEATINIRVDGGNAPDIADFPQPGLLASIAKTGKVIDLTNVLDQAKLTANYNKSWLDMSNMDGKDGKIMAGIWNRSNVKSLVWYPKKQFDEAGYKVPETWDEMMALTEQIAKDGDPAWAIGIESGAATGWPATDWVENIMLRTTTPENYDKWVKGELPFTSPEVKNAVEVMSKIWLNKDYVYGGAKSIVTTSFGDAPAPMFNNPPKAWFNMLGNFITSFFPETAKVDVDYDWFYLPPIDPQYGKPVLVAGDIYAMFNDRPEVRAVMEFFTTGESIKSWVQSGGVIAPMNDASLDWYTSESDRRMAKLVQDASTLRFDGSDLMPGKVGAGTFWKGMTDYVSGTATLDQALEQIQSGWNN is encoded by the coding sequence ATGAAGAAGACCTCAGGACGTAAGAAGTCATTGGCTTTAGTACTGTGTTTATCCTTCACTATGATGCTGAGCGCATGCGGCGGGGGCAATAACAACAATGCAGCGCCTACAGATCCGCCTGCGGCGACTACCAGCCCAACAGCAGATAACACCGAGAAAGCAACGGCTGCTCCAAGCACCGAGCCTACGGGGTCTCCACTAGAGCTAGCCATGAAAGGCGACTATAAAGGAACTAAAGTAACGATGTTCGGCCCCTTCGTGGATGCTGACCAAGTGAAATTTGAGAATAGTATCAAAGAGTTTGAAGAGAAGACCGGAATTGATATTCAATACGAGGGCTCCAAAGAGTTCGAAGCTACGATAAACATTCGTGTAGACGGTGGAAATGCGCCGGATATCGCGGACTTTCCACAGCCGGGTCTGTTAGCCTCGATTGCTAAGACTGGTAAGGTTATCGATTTGACCAACGTGCTGGATCAAGCTAAATTGACGGCTAATTACAACAAGAGCTGGCTCGATATGTCTAACATGGACGGGAAAGACGGCAAGATCATGGCGGGGATTTGGAACCGCAGTAACGTAAAGAGCTTAGTCTGGTATCCGAAGAAACAATTTGATGAAGCGGGCTACAAGGTTCCTGAGACTTGGGATGAGATGATGGCTCTGACGGAACAAATTGCTAAAGACGGCGATCCTGCTTGGGCAATTGGAATCGAGAGTGGTGCTGCAACAGGCTGGCCAGCAACAGACTGGGTAGAAAATATAATGCTGCGCACAACTACACCTGAGAATTACGATAAATGGGTAAAAGGTGAGCTGCCATTCACTTCTCCAGAAGTGAAGAATGCAGTAGAAGTAATGTCTAAAATCTGGCTCAACAAGGATTATGTCTATGGTGGTGCTAAATCCATTGTGACGACATCGTTCGGGGATGCACCGGCACCAATGTTCAATAATCCGCCTAAAGCTTGGTTTAATATGCTCGGTAACTTTATTACAAGCTTTTTCCCTGAAACGGCAAAGGTTGATGTAGATTACGATTGGTTCTACTTGCCGCCTATTGATCCTCAATATGGCAAACCGGTGCTAGTTGCTGGCGATATTTACGCTATGTTCAACGATCGTCCTGAAGTACGTGCGGTTATGGAATTCTTCACTACAGGTGAGTCCATTAAGAGCTGGGTACAGTCGGGCGGCGTAATTGCGCCAATGAACGATGCTTCCCTCGATTGGTATACCTCAGAATCCGACCGCCGGATGGCGAAGCTGGTTCAGGATGCTTCCACACTGCGCTTTGATGGCTCTGACTTGATGCCGGGTAAAGTAGGTGCAGGTACCTTCTGGAAAGGCATGACCGACTATGTAAGTGGTACAGCGACGCTGGATCAAGCGTTGGAACAAATCCAGTCTGGCTGGAACAACTAA
- the hxlB gene encoding 6-phospho-3-hexuloisomerase, producing MDTMKYAQRIIEELQRSVSQLDHQEAERMAELLLQSNKVFVAGAGRSGLMGRAFAMRLMHVGKEVYVVGETVTPGIEPGDVLVLGSGSGETKGLISMAEKAKGVGAEVIAVTIAPDSTVGRLASYVVKLPGSPKDQASGSYSTIQPMASLFEQTMLVFYDAVILRMMEKTGQTTKQMFGKHANLE from the coding sequence ATGGACACAATGAAATATGCGCAGCGAATTATAGAGGAGCTTCAGCGCTCCGTTTCTCAGCTTGATCATCAAGAGGCTGAACGAATGGCTGAGCTTCTTCTTCAGTCGAATAAGGTATTTGTGGCCGGGGCTGGTAGATCAGGATTGATGGGACGAGCTTTTGCAATGCGACTCATGCATGTCGGTAAAGAAGTGTACGTCGTAGGAGAAACGGTAACCCCGGGTATTGAGCCTGGTGATGTGCTTGTGCTCGGTTCCGGTTCAGGAGAGACGAAGGGGCTGATCTCTATGGCTGAGAAGGCCAAAGGAGTGGGTGCAGAGGTTATTGCTGTTACAATTGCGCCTGATTCAACCGTCGGACGTTTAGCGAGCTATGTAGTGAAGCTGCCAGGATCTCCAAAAGATCAGGCTAGTGGAAGCTACAGCACAATTCAGCCAATGGCTTCTTTATTTGAACAGACGATGTTAGTCTTTTACGATGCGGTGATTCTGCGGATGATGGAGAAGACGGGGCAGACGACTAAGCAGATGTTTGGCAAGCATGCTAATTTAGAGTGA
- a CDS encoding response regulator, with translation MTINLLLVDDHAMVRRGLQVFLSTQPDIKVIGEASNGREALERTAELNPDVILMDLHMPIMDGIETAQALRISHPQVKVIVLTSFSDQDHVLPAVRVGIKGYLLKDIEPEALVVAIRKVHNGQVELHSEAASQLMNLMATSTLEQLEVRTSDPNDPNTTLAAITGLELLTPREQEVLDLIALGMSNKEIASKLVITEKTVKTHVSHVLGKLNLSDRTQAAIFALKNGYSS, from the coding sequence ATGACGATAAACTTATTATTAGTAGACGACCATGCAATGGTACGCCGTGGGCTGCAGGTGTTTCTCTCCACACAACCTGATATCAAGGTTATAGGTGAAGCCTCCAACGGCCGTGAGGCGTTAGAAAGAACCGCCGAATTGAATCCGGATGTTATATTAATGGATTTGCATATGCCCATTATGGACGGCATTGAGACCGCTCAAGCACTGCGGATCTCCCATCCGCAGGTCAAGGTCATTGTGTTGACCTCATTTTCGGATCAGGACCATGTACTGCCAGCAGTCCGCGTAGGGATTAAAGGCTATTTACTTAAAGATATAGAACCAGAAGCGCTGGTAGTCGCTATCCGCAAGGTACATAACGGGCAAGTCGAGCTACATTCCGAGGCTGCCAGTCAGCTGATGAATCTAATGGCAACTTCTACACTAGAGCAATTGGAAGTCCGTACTTCAGATCCAAACGATCCAAATACAACACTAGCTGCTATCACCGGATTAGAGCTCCTTACTCCACGCGAGCAAGAAGTATTAGATCTAATTGCACTCGGCATGAGTAACAAAGAGATTGCCAGCAAGCTGGTCATCACCGAAAAGACCGTTAAAACACATGTCAGCCATGTACTCGGAAAGCTAAACTTATCAGATCGGACTCAGGCTGCTATTTTTGCATTAAAAAACGGCTACAGCTCATAG
- a CDS encoding MATE family efflux transporter produces MKQNNHQEFNLVKLTWPIFLELFLFMLMGSVDTFMISSVSDDAVSGVGAANQIIAIAILVLSVIGNGAAIVVSQYLGSKKPLEAAQVTGNAITLNLLVGILLSTFLLIFGGTLLTALNVKGDILVYAKSYIHIVGGGIFLQALINALATTIRTHGFTKQTMVVSLLMNIIHVVGNYLLIYGHFGLPALGVEGAAISTVASRFICLIVFFLLLYRVMEIRVKFTYYIHLSKKYVLQILQIGIPSAFESITYQSCQLVFTLYITYLGAEAMATRQYALNISNYIYLFSVAVSMGTSIVVGHLVGARRPDEAYKRVFSSVKWALLVTVIIDALVIIFRVPLFGLFTENENIITMGAQVILLSFFLETGRTTNLVIINSLRASGDAKFPVYMGLISMVCMSLPLGYFLVFQLNLGLAGVWIATAADEWLRAVIMYFRWKSRAWEKHGLIQHDDAEHSTPSTTPAAVN; encoded by the coding sequence ATGAAGCAAAATAACCACCAAGAATTTAACCTCGTAAAACTGACTTGGCCGATATTCCTGGAACTGTTCCTTTTTATGCTCATGGGCAGTGTGGATACTTTTATGATTAGCTCTGTGTCGGACGATGCTGTATCGGGTGTCGGTGCAGCGAATCAGATCATTGCGATTGCCATTTTAGTTCTAAGTGTAATTGGCAACGGCGCGGCAATCGTGGTCTCCCAATACCTCGGTTCCAAAAAACCTCTAGAAGCGGCTCAAGTTACCGGAAATGCCATTACCCTCAACCTGTTAGTAGGAATTCTCTTAAGTACGTTTTTGCTGATATTCGGAGGGACGCTACTAACTGCCTTAAATGTTAAAGGGGATATTCTCGTTTATGCCAAATCGTATATACATATCGTCGGGGGCGGAATTTTTCTTCAAGCATTAATCAATGCTCTGGCGACCACAATCCGTACACACGGCTTCACTAAACAAACGATGGTCGTATCCTTACTGATGAATATCATCCATGTGGTGGGTAACTACCTGCTCATCTATGGTCATTTTGGTCTTCCAGCGTTAGGTGTCGAAGGAGCGGCTATCTCAACGGTGGCCAGTCGCTTTATCTGTCTAATCGTCTTCTTCCTGCTACTCTACAGAGTGATGGAGATACGAGTGAAGTTCACCTACTACATTCATCTTTCCAAAAAATACGTGCTGCAAATTCTCCAAATCGGCATCCCGTCCGCTTTTGAATCGATTACCTATCAGTCCTGTCAGCTTGTATTCACACTGTATATTACCTATTTGGGTGCTGAAGCTATGGCTACTCGCCAATACGCGCTCAATATTTCCAACTATATTTATTTATTCAGCGTAGCTGTTTCTATGGGAACCTCCATTGTCGTAGGGCATCTGGTGGGAGCTAGGCGTCCCGATGAGGCCTATAAGCGTGTGTTCTCCAGTGTGAAGTGGGCGTTGCTGGTTACAGTAATAATAGACGCTCTGGTGATTATTTTCCGAGTACCGCTATTTGGCCTCTTCACTGAAAATGAGAACATTATCACGATGGGGGCTCAGGTTATACTGCTTAGCTTCTTCCTAGAAACTGGACGTACAACTAATTTGGTCATTATCAACTCACTACGGGCCTCTGGCGATGCGAAGTTCCCTGTATATATGGGACTGATCTCCATGGTCTGCATGAGCTTGCCCCTTGGCTATTTTCTGGTGTTCCAGCTTAATCTAGGGTTAGCCGGTGTGTGGATTGCCACTGCGGCCGATGAGTGGCTAAGAGCTGTCATTATGTATTTCCGTTGGAAGAGTCGGGCTTGGGAGAAACACGGACTTATTCAGCACGATGATGCAGAACACAGCACACCTTCCACTACCCCTGCAGCTGTAAATTAA
- a CDS encoding LacI family DNA-binding transcriptional regulator: MKPTIRDVARMAEVSISTVSRVMNAPNSVVESKRNRVMEAVERLRYQPNSFARGLIYKKSFTLGLLIPDIENLYFAGVIRGMQDACIKLGYSLMICNTDRDKERLLSYIDNFHEKQVDGIVFASDVLYPEYHDKLIGCRIPFVLVSSHSDEFDIPNVEVDDEAAAYDAVKFLIDLGHKDIGMIGFNHDNSVSGPPRYEGFVRALTESGLQQNIVKSKYASHRFEHAYQAAHELFTDYPEITAVFCVADEFAMGTISYLKDRNILVPGQVSVIGFDNLRMSGMFIPKLTTIAQPIYELGYRAAEKLHELLTTGEVQVLNEKMEHKLIVRESTREK, encoded by the coding sequence ATGAAGCCAACCATAAGAGATGTTGCCAGAATGGCCGAGGTGTCAATTAGCACGGTATCACGTGTTATGAATGCACCGAATTCGGTAGTGGAGAGCAAACGGAATCGAGTGATGGAGGCTGTAGAACGATTACGGTATCAACCTAATTCATTTGCACGTGGTCTGATTTACAAGAAGTCTTTTACACTGGGTCTGCTTATTCCCGATATTGAGAACCTATACTTCGCTGGGGTGATTCGGGGAATGCAGGATGCATGCATCAAGCTTGGGTACAGTCTAATGATCTGCAATACAGACCGCGATAAAGAACGGCTACTGTCCTATATTGATAACTTCCATGAGAAACAGGTAGATGGAATCGTATTTGCCAGTGATGTCCTTTATCCTGAATATCATGACAAATTGATCGGTTGTAGAATTCCGTTTGTGCTAGTGTCCTCGCATTCTGATGAGTTCGACATTCCAAATGTGGAGGTGGATGATGAAGCAGCTGCTTATGATGCGGTGAAGTTCCTGATTGATTTAGGTCATAAAGATATTGGTATGATTGGCTTTAACCATGATAATTCTGTATCAGGCCCACCACGCTATGAAGGGTTTGTAAGGGCGCTAACAGAGTCAGGGCTACAGCAAAATATCGTGAAGAGCAAATATGCCAGCCACCGGTTTGAACATGCTTACCAAGCTGCGCATGAATTATTTACGGATTACCCCGAGATAACTGCTGTGTTCTGTGTTGCTGATGAATTCGCGATGGGGACGATTTCTTATCTGAAGGATCGTAACATTCTTGTTCCAGGTCAGGTATCTGTGATTGGGTTTGATAATTTAAGAATGTCAGGGATGTTCATTCCGAAGTTAACTACAATTGCCCAACCGATTTACGAGTTAGGGTATCGTGCTGCCGAGAAGCTGCATGAATTACTTACAACAGGAGAAGTGCAGGTATTGAATGAGAAGATGGAGCATAAGCTGATTGTGCGAGAATCTACACGGGAGAAATAA
- the hxlA gene encoding 3-hexulose-6-phosphate synthase, with protein MKLQLALDLVDITGAKEIVSEVAEYIDIVEIGTPIVINEGLHAVKAIKEAFPSLTVLADLKIMDAGGYEVMKAVEAGADIVTVLGVSDDATIRGAVEEAKKTNKEILVDLINVKDIKTRAAEVDALGVDYVCVHSGYDHQAEGKNSFADLNAIKSVVKQAKTAIAGGIKLSTLPEVIAANPDLVIVGGGITGEADQKAAAAEMKRLVSQA; from the coding sequence ATGAAATTACAATTAGCGCTGGATCTAGTGGACATTACGGGAGCGAAAGAGATTGTATCAGAGGTTGCCGAATATATAGATATCGTTGAAATTGGAACACCTATCGTTATAAATGAAGGCTTGCACGCAGTGAAAGCTATTAAGGAAGCTTTTCCTTCTTTGACCGTGTTGGCTGATCTAAAAATCATGGATGCAGGTGGATATGAAGTTATGAAGGCTGTTGAAGCAGGCGCGGATATTGTTACGGTACTTGGTGTCTCTGATGATGCTACCATTAGAGGTGCAGTGGAAGAAGCTAAGAAAACCAATAAAGAGATTCTGGTTGACCTGATCAATGTGAAGGATATCAAGACAAGAGCTGCTGAAGTAGACGCGCTTGGCGTAGACTATGTCTGCGTACACTCTGGGTATGATCATCAAGCGGAAGGTAAAAATTCTTTTGCGGATTTGAATGCAATTAAGAGTGTGGTTAAACAGGCTAAAACCGCTATCGCCGGAGGGATCAAACTTAGCACGCTTCCAGAGGTCATCGCCGCGAATCCTGATCTTGTTATCGTTGGCGGAGGCATCACAGGTGAAGCTGATCAAAAAGCCGCTGCAGCAGAAATGAAGCGTTTAGTAAGCCAGGCTTAA
- a CDS encoding winged helix-turn-helix transcriptional regulator — translation MATEIKDRINLKEINCEKELTLAVIGGKWKLIILWHLGLEGTKRFSELKKLIPHITQKMLTNQLRELEEDQLVLRKVYAEVPPKVEYSLTSYGQSLLPVLRLMYDWGKNYGENVIWKDTPPDERC, via the coding sequence ATGGCAACCGAGATTAAGGATCGCATCAACTTGAAGGAAATTAATTGCGAGAAGGAATTAACGCTTGCGGTAATTGGAGGCAAATGGAAGCTGATTATCCTGTGGCATCTAGGGCTTGAAGGGACCAAACGGTTCAGTGAGCTGAAGAAGCTAATTCCTCATATTACGCAAAAAATGTTAACCAATCAACTTCGCGAGCTTGAAGAAGATCAGTTGGTTCTTCGGAAAGTGTATGCCGAGGTTCCGCCAAAAGTAGAGTATTCCCTGACTTCATATGGTCAGAGTCTGCTTCCCGTCCTTCGACTGATGTATGATTGGGGCAAAAATTACGGAGAAAATGTGATCTGGAAAGACACACCGCCAGACGAAAGATGCTAA
- a CDS encoding sortase, with the protein MKKRNGVLLAVKLIFILSLVVLIYSIVQVVKAPIEAKQALNDWAKKREEAIARPLPNEENPLPKGMVSSPKEQPISPPSYTEGEVIGEIRFPTLNKKVAVLEGTDSPELKKGAGHYIGSAAIGAAGNSVLAGHRDTVFRNLGELVAGDLIELESTDGTFIYEVTGSKIVDGNERGAIKSSDKAILTLITCYPFSYVGSAPDRYLLSAKLVKQETLPQ; encoded by the coding sequence ATGAAGAAGCGTAATGGTGTCTTACTAGCCGTGAAGCTAATCTTTATACTCTCTTTAGTTGTGCTGATTTATTCGATCGTTCAAGTCGTCAAAGCACCGATTGAGGCCAAACAGGCCCTAAATGATTGGGCAAAAAAGAGGGAGGAAGCTATCGCCCGCCCCCTTCCAAACGAAGAGAACCCTCTTCCTAAAGGAATGGTCAGTTCTCCAAAAGAACAACCCATTTCTCCTCCGTCCTATACAGAGGGAGAGGTGATTGGGGAGATCCGCTTCCCTACCTTAAATAAGAAGGTGGCTGTTCTGGAGGGTACGGATAGCCCTGAGTTAAAAAAAGGGGCCGGACACTATATAGGTAGCGCAGCTATCGGTGCCGCCGGCAATAGTGTGCTTGCTGGACACCGCGATACCGTATTCCGCAATCTAGGAGAACTCGTCGCAGGGGATCTGATCGAACTGGAAAGCACGGACGGTACGTTCATCTATGAGGTGACAGGCAGTAAGATTGTAGACGGAAATGAACGCGGAGCTATAAAATCAAGCGATAAGGCCATTCTTACTTTGATCACCTGTTATCCTTTTTCATACGTTGGATCAGCACCCGACCGGTATTTACTTTCAGCGAAGCTAGTGAAGCAAGAGACATTGCCTCAATAA
- the pepT gene encoding peptidase T, with protein MKKEVIERFISYVQMDTQSNEDNETCPSTPGQMVLAHKLVEELKEIGMEDVQVDEHGYVMATLPANTDKDVPTIGFLAHLDTATDFTGTNVKPQIIENYDGQDILLNKELNVVLSTVSFPELAEYKGHTLITTDGTTLLGADNKAGIAEIMTAMNYLLQHPEIKHGKIRVAFTPDEEIGRGPHKFDVAAFNASYAYTVDGGPLGELEYESFNAASAKISVYGVNVHPGTAKGKMIHSAKIAMALHLRLPSEEAPEFTDGYEGFYHLSSIEGTPEFSKLQYIIRDFDREKFEARKAYLSAIVDEFKSIHGEENIVLEMKDQYYNMREKIEPVRHIVDIAHEAMENLDITPVIRPIRGGTDGSQLSYMGLPTPNIFTGGENFHGKFEYASADNMVKAVNVIVEITKLFEQKA; from the coding sequence GTGAAAAAAGAGGTTATAGAACGGTTTATTTCGTATGTTCAAATGGATACCCAATCAAACGAGGATAATGAGACTTGTCCATCCACTCCGGGGCAGATGGTGCTTGCTCACAAGCTGGTTGAAGAGCTCAAGGAAATCGGCATGGAGGATGTCCAGGTGGACGAGCATGGCTATGTTATGGCGACACTCCCTGCGAATACGGACAAGGATGTTCCGACCATTGGTTTTTTAGCCCATTTGGATACGGCGACTGATTTTACTGGAACGAATGTGAAGCCACAGATTATCGAGAACTACGATGGCCAAGATATTCTTTTGAACAAAGAGTTGAATGTTGTATTGTCCACAGTGAGCTTCCCAGAGCTGGCAGAATATAAAGGCCACACATTAATAACAACCGATGGTACCACTCTGCTTGGCGCAGACAACAAGGCTGGTATTGCTGAGATTATGACAGCGATGAATTACCTCCTTCAGCACCCTGAAATCAAGCATGGCAAGATTAGAGTCGCCTTCACACCGGACGAAGAAATCGGCCGCGGCCCTCATAAATTTGACGTTGCTGCTTTTAATGCTTCTTATGCTTACACTGTGGACGGAGGCCCTCTCGGTGAACTAGAGTATGAAAGCTTTAATGCCGCATCTGCAAAAATCTCTGTATACGGCGTCAACGTACATCCTGGTACCGCGAAGGGAAAAATGATTCATTCCGCAAAAATCGCCATGGCTCTACACCTCAGACTCCCTTCTGAGGAAGCCCCAGAATTCACGGACGGTTATGAAGGCTTTTACCATCTTAGCTCCATTGAAGGTACCCCCGAGTTCAGCAAGCTCCAATATATTATCCGTGACTTCGACCGCGAGAAATTCGAGGCACGTAAAGCCTATCTCTCGGCCATCGTAGATGAATTCAAGAGCATTCACGGTGAAGAGAACATCGTACTCGAAATGAAAGACCAATATTACAACATGCGTGAAAAAATCGAACCCGTGCGTCATATCGTCGATATTGCCCATGAGGCGATGGAGAATCTGGACATCACACCGGTCATCCGTCCGATTCGCGGGGGGACAGACGGCTCACAGCTTTCCTACATGGGCTTGCCTACACCTAATATTTTCACCGGGGGCGAGAATTTCCATGGTAAATTCGAATACGCCTCTGCTGACAACATGGTAAAAGCGGTAAACGTCATCGTAGAGATCACCAAACTATTCGAACAAAAAGCTTAA
- a CDS encoding LLM class flavin-dependent oxidoreductase, which yields MKQPRDIRFSVLDLASIVEGGTAADSFHNSLDLARHAEKWGYHRYWFAEHHNMIGVASSATSLLIGHIAGGTQSIRVGSGGIMLSNHAPLVIAEQFGTLESLYPGRIDLGLGRAPGSDQPASRALRRGLGSDGSEFPEQLSELRAYFDPAGAGSRPAGVRAVPGEGLNVPIWLLGSSGFSAELAAKLGLPFAFASHFAPEYLLQALHIYHSNFRPSEALDKPYVMIGLGVTAADTVDEARKLATSQQQQFLNIIRGRTGKLQPPVESMDGLWSIQEKAIMLDKQRYSFSGDKAAIKERLQAILKETQADELIISAGIYDHEARLRSYEIVAEAMKEL from the coding sequence TTGAAACAACCTCGGGACATTCGATTCTCCGTGCTGGACTTAGCTTCTATTGTGGAAGGAGGGACAGCAGCAGACTCTTTCCATAACTCTCTAGATTTAGCCCGACATGCTGAGAAGTGGGGCTATCATCGGTATTGGTTTGCTGAGCATCATAATATGATCGGAGTGGCCAGCTCTGCTACCTCACTCTTGATCGGACATATCGCGGGTGGCACTCAAAGCATACGTGTTGGCTCTGGTGGTATTATGTTATCCAACCATGCGCCACTAGTCATTGCCGAACAATTCGGCACACTCGAATCTCTATATCCGGGACGGATCGATCTTGGACTGGGCAGAGCACCCGGATCTGATCAACCAGCTTCCCGTGCGCTGCGTCGTGGCCTCGGAAGCGATGGCAGTGAATTCCCTGAGCAGCTAAGTGAGTTAAGAGCTTACTTCGACCCTGCAGGCGCAGGATCCCGTCCAGCTGGCGTGCGTGCGGTTCCTGGAGAAGGCCTAAATGTTCCAATCTGGCTCTTAGGCTCCAGTGGCTTTAGTGCTGAGCTAGCAGCCAAGCTAGGTTTGCCTTTTGCCTTTGCCAGCCATTTTGCACCTGAGTATTTACTTCAGGCCCTGCACATATACCACAGTAATTTCCGTCCATCAGAAGCACTAGACAAGCCTTATGTTATGATCGGACTAGGGGTTACAGCGGCCGACACCGTAGATGAGGCAAGAAAGCTGGCTACCTCGCAGCAGCAGCAGTTCCTCAATATCATCCGTGGGCGTACCGGAAAGCTACAACCTCCCGTTGAAAGTATGGATGGGTTATGGTCGATACAAGAAAAGGCAATCATGCTCGATAAGCAGCGTTATTCTTTCTCTGGCGATAAAGCGGCGATTAAAGAAAGACTTCAAGCCATTCTGAAAGAGACCCAAGCAGATGAACTGATTATCTCTGCAGGAATTTATGATCATGAGGCTCGTCTTCGTTCTTATGAAATTGTAGCAGAGGCTATGAAAGAACTGTAA
- a CDS encoding GAF domain-containing sensor histidine kinase has product MPEEAGIHELLTLKTIAETLNSSNELKPMLDTVMGKLLDLTGNTAGWIFLSEENMEYECAVDRGLPPALQRDNKQPMQCGTCWCLERLWDGRLEQAVNILNCKRLSNARQYNWGDTLGITHHATIPLHSGDRYLGLMNVAAPGKAHYADSELALLQSVALQIGSAIERMQLYSTEQRRANLYAKLGEFSAALNLTASECISPSILVEKTTALIVQYFDWPFAAIIGQREEKFEVHAAAYAANITPEIAPFELSDSFKNRLVDISQGHRFATLTSDEEQEITKSCCSEQPDRERVVMLAVSFRQITVQSSAILLIASPKALASATADGEVLEAIAEHISATLESVQLGEKRREIARLDERNRLARDLHDSVNQILFSLSMTAKGVESMLKQEHTSHPAAEAVRDIQELSQSALKEMRALIMQLRPAGLEAGLLTALQAHGQQLGLLIQTGRSGVLELPRNIEEGLLRIGQEALNNVRKHSGASKAEVSLHLNATEVILSIIDQGKGGAKRRCSTDTNESIGLHIMKERAEALNGHFSIHSEEHQGTTVEVTIPLPSN; this is encoded by the coding sequence ATGCCGGAAGAAGCCGGAATCCACGAGTTACTGACGCTCAAGACAATTGCGGAGACCTTAAATAGTTCCAATGAGCTCAAACCGATGCTCGATACAGTTATGGGCAAGCTGTTAGACCTAACGGGAAATACAGCAGGCTGGATCTTCCTGAGCGAAGAGAACATGGAGTATGAATGCGCCGTAGATCGAGGTTTGCCGCCAGCGCTGCAACGGGATAATAAACAGCCGATGCAGTGTGGAACCTGCTGGTGCTTAGAGCGCCTATGGGACGGACGGTTAGAACAAGCAGTCAACATTCTAAACTGCAAGCGGCTGAGTAATGCCAGGCAGTATAACTGGGGGGATACTTTGGGAATCACCCACCACGCCACCATCCCGCTCCATTCAGGCGATCGCTACTTAGGGCTTATGAATGTAGCAGCACCGGGCAAAGCGCATTACGCCGACAGCGAGCTTGCTCTACTGCAATCGGTGGCCTTGCAAATTGGCAGTGCCATTGAACGCATGCAGCTATACAGCACTGAGCAGCGCCGGGCCAATCTGTACGCCAAATTAGGCGAATTCAGCGCAGCTTTAAATCTCACGGCTAGTGAATGCATCTCTCCAAGCATTCTGGTAGAGAAAACTACCGCCCTGATTGTCCAATATTTCGATTGGCCTTTTGCAGCGATTATCGGACAACGAGAGGAGAAATTCGAAGTACACGCAGCCGCTTATGCAGCTAATATAACACCTGAAATAGCCCCTTTTGAGCTCTCAGATTCCTTTAAGAATCGTCTAGTAGATATCTCGCAAGGACACCGCTTTGCAACATTAACCTCTGACGAGGAACAGGAAATTACGAAATCTTGCTGTTCTGAACAGCCTGATAGAGAGCGAGTTGTAATGCTTGCCGTCTCCTTTCGGCAGATTACCGTGCAAAGCTCAGCCATTCTACTCATCGCCTCGCCTAAAGCACTCGCCTCGGCGACCGCAGATGGAGAAGTACTCGAAGCGATCGCTGAGCATATTTCAGCTACGCTGGAAAGCGTACAGCTCGGAGAGAAGCGCCGAGAAATCGCTCGTCTAGACGAGCGGAATCGACTGGCCCGTGACCTGCATGACTCGGTGAATCAGATCCTGTTCTCCCTCTCAATGACAGCCAAAGGTGTGGAAAGTATGCTGAAGCAAGAGCACACCTCCCATCCGGCCGCTGAGGCTGTCCGTGATATACAAGAGCTCTCGCAATCTGCACTCAAAGAAATGCGCGCTTTAATCATGCAGCTTCGTCCTGCAGGGCTGGAAGCCGGGTTGTTGACCGCGCTTCAGGCCCACGGTCAGCAACTAGGGCTGCTGATACAGACTGGGCGAAGCGGCGTTCTCGAGCTCCCTCGCAATATTGAAGAGGGTCTACTACGCATTGGTCAAGAAGCACTCAATAATGTGCGCAAGCACTCCGGAGCTTCTAAAGCTGAAGTATCTCTGCATTTGAACGCTACCGAGGTGATACTGAGTATCATCGATCAGGGTAAGGGCGGCGCCAAACGGCGCTGTAGCACAGACACCAATGAATCTATCGGGCTGCATATTATGAAGGAAAGAGCCGAGGCGCTTAATGGCCATTTTTCTATTCACAGTGAGGAGCATCAAGGTACAACGGTTGAGGTAACCATCCCTTTACCATCAAATTAA